From Phoenix dactylifera cultivar Barhee BC4 unplaced genomic scaffold, palm_55x_up_171113_PBpolish2nd_filt_p 000448F, whole genome shotgun sequence, the proteins below share one genomic window:
- the LOC103721165 gene encoding phytosulfokine receptor 1-like — protein sequence MGDRGDPKWFLFMHTWCLLLYFFLFFFFIPTNSQNQTCNSGDLHALQGFSSALDGGIQGWSFDSSPIDCCTWAGVLCDRPTGSERRVIGLDLQNKSLKGSLSDSLTGLDQLRWLNLSYNSLEGLVPLQLLHHPRLEHLDLSSNDLSGPIPLDVYLPSIRVFNISYNMFNGSHPILSGSTNLEEFDISFNGFVGLINPGICNSSTRIQILQFSMNAFTGGFPVGFGNCNSLVELSLYMNDITGNLPEDLFKLSSLKSLYLQENRLFGRMSTRFSNLSNLAQLDLSFNLFSGNIPNVFGSLMLEYFCAQSNSFHGSLPASLANLPSLRVLNLRNNSLSGHITLNCTAMTHLSFIDLATNSLTGPIPYNISQCVELKTLNLARNSLTGEIPISFKNLSSLSHLSLSNNSISNLSLALEILQDCPSLNSLVLTKNFFDGERMPMDGIQGFQNIEVLVIANCDLLGSIPLWLLNCRKLKVLDLSWNRLDGTIPLWIGYYDHLFYLDLSNNSFTGEIPSSFAQMKGLISPNNLQQGTTMEDFPFFIKKNMSGKGLQYNQVSSFPPSLILSNNMLVGPILAGFGDLKQLHVLDLSKNRLSGTIPDELSGMSSLETLDMSHNNLTGGIPLSLTRLNFLSSFSVAYNNLVGSIPTGGQFSTFSSTAFDGNPGLCGPRLPSCDSKAPIQTVSQGQKTKGVIIGMAVGIGLGTAFLLAIIYLFVSRTHSNSRRQEDTVKVVADANGNLESAASTLVLLFQNKDNKELSIRDILKSTDNFDQANIVGCGGFGLVFKAVLPDGSKVAIKRLSGDYGQMEKEFQAEVQALSRAQHRNLVLLQGYCRIGSDRLLIYSYMEHGSLDYWLHERQDGGSMLDWEKRLQIAQGSARGLAYLHQSCQPHILHRDIKSSNILLDENFEAHLADFGLARLILPCDTHVTTDLVGTLGYIPPEYGQSSAATFKGDIYSFGVVLLELLTGKRPVDMCRPKGGRDLISWVLQMRKEKRENEVFDPFIYDKEHDSQMKQMLEIACLCLNDSPKLRPLSHQLVAWLENIGLDGCMTK from the coding sequence ATGGGAGACAGGGGGGACCCGAAGTGGTTTCTCTTCATGCACACGTGGTGCTTGTTGTTgtatttcttcctcttcttctttttcatacCTACCAATTCCCAGAACCAGACCTGCAATTCTGGCGATTTGCATGCTTTGCAGGGCTTCTCGAGTGCCCTCGATGGAGGGATCCAAGGCTGGAGCTTTGATTCTTCTCCCATCGACTGCTGCACCTGGGCCGGCGTCTTGTGTGACCGGCCGACGGGTTCGGAAAGACGGGTGATCGGGTTGGATCTCCAGAACAAGAGCTTGAAGGGCTCCTTATCTGATTCTTTGACTGGTTTGGATCAGCTGAGATGGCTCAATCTCTCTTATAATTCTCTTGAAGGCCTTGTTCCCTTGCAGCTGCTCCATCACCCCCGGCTGGAGCACcttgatctcagctcgaatgaTCTATCCGGGCCCATCCCACTGGATGTTTACCTTCCTTCGATTCGGGTTTTCAACATTTCTTACAATATGTTCAACGGCAGCCACCCGATTCTCTCCGGGTCGACGAATCTTGAAGAGTTCGATATCAGTTTCAATGGGTTTGTGGGTCTAATCAACCCGGGCATCTGTAATTCCTCCACCCGAATTCAAATCCTTCAGTTTTCGATGAATGCCTTCACCGGCGGCTTCCCCGTGGGTTTTGGTAATTGCAATTCTCTTGTTGAGCTCTCTCTTTATATGAATGATATTACTGGGAATTTGCCTGAAGATTTGTTCAAGCTGTCATCTTTGAAGAGCTTATACCTTCAGGAGAACCGCCTGTTCGGTCGGATGAGCACAAGATTCAGTAATCTCTCTAACCTTGCTCAGTTGGATCTTTCCTTTAATCTGTTCTCAGGGAACATCCCGAATGTTTTTGGTAGCCTTATGCTCGAGTATTTTTGTGCTCAATCTAACAGTTTCCATGGCTCTTTACCTGCTTCCTTGGCTAACTTGCCCAGTCTTAGAGTGCTTAATTTAAGGAACAATTCTCTGAGTGGTCATATAACTCTCAATTGCACAGCTATGACTCACCTGAGCTTTATCGATCTTGCTACGAATTCGCTCACTGGTCCTATTCCTTATAATATATCTCAGTGTGTGGAATTGAAGACCTTGAATCTTGCTAGGAATAGTCTTACTGGTGAAATTCCCATCAGCTTCAAGAACCTCAGTTCACTGTCGCATCTCTCACTATCTAATAACAGCATCTCCAATTTGTCCTTGGCATTGGAAATTCTACAGGATTGCCCAAGCCTTAATAGTCTTGTCCTCACTAAAAATTTCTTTGATGGTGAGAGGATGCCAATGGATGGGATTCAAGGTTTTCAGAATATAGAGGTTCTTGTCATCGCAAACTGTGATCTTTTGGGGTCAATACCTCTGTGGTTGCTTAACTGCAGAAAATTGAAGGTTTTGGATTTGTCATGGAATCGCCTGGATGGGACCATCCCTTTGTGGATAGGATATTATGACCATCTATTTTACTTGGATCTCTCTAACAATTCATTCACTGGAGAAATCCCAAGTAGTTTCGCTCAGATGAAAGGCCTTATTTCTCCGAACAATTTACAGCAGGGGACCACGATGGAGGACTTTCCATTCTTTATTAAAAAGAATATGTCTGGGAAGGGATTGCAGTATAATCAGGTCAGCAGCTTCCCTCCATCCTTGATTCTGAGTAATAACATGCTTGTTGGACCAATCTTGGCTGGATTTGGGGACCTTAAGCAGCTCCATGTATTGGACCTAAGCAAGAACAGGCTCTCCGGGACAATACCAGACGAGTTATCAGGCATGTCAAGCTTGGAGACTCTGGATATGTCACACAACAATCTCACAGGAGGCATTCCTTTATCACTTACCAGGCTtaattttctatcaagtttcagTGTGGCATACAACAATTTGGTCGGGTCAATCCCAACTGGAGGCCAGTTCTCGACCTTCTCAAGTACTGCCTTCGATGGGAATCCGGGTCTCTGTGGTCCTCGTTTACCTTCCTGCGATTCCAAAGCTCCCATACAGACGGTGAGCCAGGGACAAAAGACTAAAGGTGTGATCATCGGAATGGCTGTCGGAATTGGGCTGGGAACAGCTTTTCTTCTTGCTATTATCTATTTATTTGTGTCAAGAACTCATTCCAATTCCAGAAGGCAGGAAGATACTGTAAAAGTGGTAGCAGATGCCAATGGAAACTTGGAATCAGCAGCATCTACATTGGTTCTTCTGTTTCAGAACAAGGACAACAAGGAGCTGAGCATCCGTGATATCTTGAAATCTACCGACAACTTTGACCAAGCTAATATCGTTGGGTGTGGGGGCTTTGGTCTAGTTTTTAAAGCAGTTTTACCGGATGGGAGCAAGGTTGCTATCAAGCGGCTTTCTGGTGATTATGGCCAGATGGAGAAGGAATTCCAAGCCGAGGTACAAGCTCTCTCTAGAGCTCAGCACAGAAATCTTGTTCTGCTTCAAGGATACTGCAGGATTGGAAGTGATAGACTCTTAATCTATTCATACATGGAGCATGGGAGCTTGGACTACTGGCTTCATGAAAGGCAGGATGGGGGATCCATGCTAGATTGGGAGAAAAGGCTTCAGATAGCTCAAGGATCAGCAAGGGGATTGGCATACTTGCACCAGTCATGTCAGCCCCATATACTGCACCGTGACATCAAATCAAGTAATATACTCCTTGATGAGAACTTTGAAGCTCATTTGGCTGATTTCGGGCTTGCAAGGCTTATTCTGCCGTGCGACACCCATGTAACAACAGACCTGGTTGggactttgggctacatccctCCTGAATATGGTCAATCCTCTGCTGCTACTTTCAAGGGTGACATCTATAGCTTTGGTGTTGTTCTTTTGGAGCTCCTTACTGGTAAGAGACCAGTGGATATGTGTAGACCAAAGGGTGGCAGGGATTTAATTTCCTGGGTGCTTCAGATgagaaaggagaagagggaaAATGAGGTGTTTGACCCCTTCATATATGATAAAGAGCATGATAGCCAGATGAAGCAGATGCTTGAGATTGCATGTCTTTGCCTAAATGACTCTCCAAAATTGAGGCCATTGTCCCATCAACTAGTTGCATGGCTAGAGAACATTGGTCTGGATGGCTGTATGACAAAATGA